Proteins co-encoded in one Pocillopora verrucosa isolate sample1 chromosome 1, ASM3666991v2, whole genome shotgun sequence genomic window:
- the LOC131770131 gene encoding tyrosine kinase receptor Cad96Ca-like, protein MNGKPKNSASKTTIVAVSCTLAAAVICAVTGFVWIWCKNRDKEGRKRTRKLYLIKDKHLKDGIQDLENNRSPNTQTIETPVERLPLVGDGVGDRLPPDGSEQDNLVLGIKERGQERLESGEGIADADIFTPDKHLSVDEQRDCGEISEETEEGSENLENLEVFDEILGEGEFGIVYKGRYSGKDGNITDVAVKKLKDPSAIAKETLLNEIRTLKQAGKHPNIVTLIGTRIERGNVLVVTEVIHGGSLENLLRAPGERNNYHNVCCKLNDRQLVIIAFQIATGMQHLEERKFVHRDLAARNILVDANLVAKVGDFGLARDISAAGIYTITSSGKVPWRWSSLESLRDLHFTSMSDVWSFGIVLWEITTYGELPYPNITSPIALVNRLASGYRMSRPDRCSEELYELMSSCWKENPLMRPAFSQIAQQLKNFLREVKRTYTNITEVNDGEA, encoded by the exons ATGAACGGAAAGCCAAAAAATTCAGCATCAAAGACAACTATAGTCGCTGTATCATGCACTTTGGCAGCTGCAGTTATTTGTGCAGTCACTGGGTTTGTGTGGATTTGGTGTAAAAATCGTGATAAAGAG GGAAGAAAACGAACAAGAAAGTTGTATTTGATAAAAGacaaacatttaaaagatgGGATACAGGACCTTGAAAACAATCGGTCGCCCAATACCCAAACCATCGAGACCCCCGTGGAAAGGCTCCCGTTAGTGGGAGATGGAGTAGGGGACAGACTGCCTCCAGACGGAAGCGAGCAGGATAATTTGGTGCTAGGTATAAAGGAAAGAGGCCAAGAGAGATTAGAGTCGGGTGAGGGGATAGCTGATGCTGACATTTTCACACCTGACAAACACCTGAGTGTCGACGAACAGCGGGATTGTGGAGAGATATCTGAAGAGACCGAGGAAGGATCCGAAAACTTGGAAAATCTTGAAGTGTTCGATGAAATACTCGGAGAAGGCGAATTTGGAATCGTCTACAAAGGTCGATATAGTGGGAAAGATGGAAACATAACGGATGTAGCTGTGAAGAAGTTAAAAG ACCCTAGTGCCATTGCCAAAGAAACCCTGCTTAATGAGATAAGGACCTTAAAGCAAGCTGGGAAACATCCCAATATTGTCACTTTGATTGGGACAAGGATAGAGAGAG GAAACGTTCTTGTGGTCACTGAAGTGATTCATGGTGGCAGTCTGGAAAATCTTTTGAGGGCGCCAGGGGAAAGGAACAATTATCATAACGTCTGCTGTAAGCTGAATGACCGGCAACTGGTCATAATTGCATTTCAGATCGCCACCGGAATGCAACACTTAGAGGAGAGAAAG TTTGTCCATCGCGACCTAGCAGCGAGGAATATTTTAGTTGATGCCAACTTGGTGGCTAAAGTTGGAGACTTTGGATTAGCCAGGGACATATCCGCTGCTGGTATATACACCATAACCTCTAGC GGCAAGGTTCCGTGGAGATGGTCGTCGTTAGAATCTCTACGAGATCTCCATTTTACATCCATGAGTGATGT GTGGTCATTTGGTATCGTTTTATGGGAAATCACCACTTATG GTGAGTTGCCATACCCTAACATCACATCACCAATTGCCTTAGTAAATCGACTTGCCTCAGGATACCGGATGTCTCGTCCCGACCGATGTTCGGAAGAACT ATATGAACTCATGAGTTCTTGTTGGAAAGAAAATCCTTTGATGAGACCAGCCTTTTCGCAGATCGCTCAACAGCTGAAGAATTTTTTGCGAGAAGTGAAG AGGACATATACAAATATCACAGAGGTCAACGATGGAGAAGCTTGA
- the LOC131770129 gene encoding uncharacterized protein: protein MEASSGKKVGENPQNEISHGASTKSDCHQLPQPTVDTGNNHDTDSDQGTELAENFPVHLTVSDLEVEISAGSSEGSGCQPVKEMPTGDPKSVSPRGAGKQDSWVQQVGKPAEHSDYHIYHSLPLGQDTAPNLLTEDFREAKEVYFKKLQEENKDLKKVVEKKAGEVKALQKEIEESSTRESEKNELIKKLPGLILFLSTLI, encoded by the exons ATGGAAG CTTCTTCAGGGAAAAAAGTTGGGGAGAATCCTCAAAATGAAATAAGTCATGGAGCTTCAACCAAAAGTGACTGTCATCAGCTTCCACAACCAACTGTTGATACGGGTAACAATCATGATACAGATAGTGACCAGGGGACAGAGTTGGCTGAAAATTTTCCTGTCC ATCTGACAGTGAGCGACCTGGAGGTAGAAATTAGTGCAGGCAGCTCTGAGGGTTCTGGATGCCAGCCAGTCAAAGAAATGCCCACTGGAGATCCAAAATCAGTTTCCCCCAGAGGAGCAG GGAAACAAGATAGTTGGGTGCAACAAGTTGGAAAGCCTGCTGAACACAGTGATTACCATATATATCACAGCTTACCTTTG GGCCAAGATACAGCGCCAAACTTATTAACTGAAGATTTTAGGGAAGCAAAAGAG GTTTACTTTAAGAAATTACAAGAGGAAAATAAGGATCTTAAAAAG GTCGTAGAGAAGAAAGCTGGTGAGGTGAAGGCTTTGCAAAAAGAGATTGAG GAAAGCTCCACCcgagaatcagagaagaatgaGTTGATCAAAAAACTGCCaggtttgattctttttttaagtaCACTTATTTAA
- the LOC131790295 gene encoding roundabout homolog 1-like gives MPLQTSKQKICQRVMVMDNFWLREASMRLVLFTLTCALWNLPFVKGETCNPNLNIRPVVYIFSSPENSRLPIGASITLTCTAEPRTEDKGYLDRWVNYIEWYDPQDNEVGAKCKQTSNKRAYKFKLTCPLVLKNLTVDKIGRYTCQAGNGYIKHCTRKSFEILIQGPAPELVGVPRNQSTDIGANVTFNCTATGLPGTSISWIKDNDSFALQSNPRAIFINNPHSSTIQKTMQSQLFITGVKKEDFGKYQCEAKNSGGRNLSLPAFLSSKVSDAQKPEIVESPKNQSVLIGSNATLSCTARGLPRPTIHWIKDNASYPLQPNPRAHVIPDGRTNRSQLFITRVEMEDYGKYQCIANNSIGRSQSGVAVLKKATPTPTS, from the exons AT GCCACTTCAAACatccaaacaaaaaatttgtcaacGTGTCATGGTGATGGATAATTTTTGGCTTCGAGAAGCGTCAATGCGTTTAGTACTATTTACTCTTACCTGCGCTTTATGGAATCTTCCATTCGTCAAAGGTGAAACATGCAATCCAAATCTCAACA TCAGACCCGTTGTGTACATCTTTTCAAGTCCAGAAAATAGCAGATTACCCATTGGTGCCTCCATTACCCTGACTTGTACAGCGGAGCCAAGAACAGAAGATAAAGGATATCTGGATAGATGGGTCAATTATATCGAGTGGTACGATCCACAGGATAATGAAGTTGGAGCTAAATGCAAGCAGACTTCAAACAAACGGGCATACAAATTTAAATTAACCTGTCCATTAGTGCTTAAAAATCTGACAGTTGACAAAATTGGCCGCTACACCTGCCAAGCTGGCAATGGTTACATAAAACACTGCACAAGGAAATCATTCGAAATATTGATTCAAG GTCCTGCGCCAGAGTTAGTAGGAGTTCCTCGGAACCAAAGCACTGATATAGGGGCCAATGTAACTTTCAACTGCACTGCCACAGGTCTTCCTGGGACAAGCATCTCATGGATAAAAGACAATGACTCATTTGCCTTACAGTCCAACCCAAGGGCGATATTCATCAATAATCCACATTCATCAACAATCCAAAAAACCATGCAAAGCCAGTTGTTTATTACAGGAGTGAAGAAAGAAGATTTTGGCAAATATCAATGTGAAGCAAAAAACAGTGGTGGTAGAAATTTGTCGTTGCCAGCTTTCTTATCCTCGAAAGTTTCAG ATGCCCAGAAACCTGAGATCGTTGAAAGTCCAAAGAACCAAAGTGTCCTGATCGGTTCCAATGCTACCTTAAGCTGCACTGCTAGGGGTCTCCCGAGGCCAACAATCCACTGGATAAAGGACAATGCTTCATATCCTTTACAGCCTAACCCCAGAGCACATGTAATTCCAGACGGGCGAACCAATCGCAGCCAGCTTTTTATAACGAGAGTAGAGATGGAAGACTATGGAAAATATCAATGCATTGCAAATAATAGCATTGGAAGAAGCCAATCAGGAGTGGCTGTCTTGAAAAAAg